The sequence AATCGTCGAAACAGTCCCTTGCCagatataatttcattaacgtCCCTAACGCGTCTCTAATCGATGTTCGCACTCGATGCGTgttctaattaaaattacgCTCAATGTTGTTTCATTGGATTGGTAAACACCCGAGGGACGACGCGTACCATTAAACTTGATGACCGTTTTTTCTCTAAAATCGATTCGTCGAACGTGGCAAGAGAATACGCTACGGATTAATTGGCGAAAATTTACGTTTCAACCCGTCATCAGGTATCAACGGTGTAATCGAGAAACAGTCTCTCGACGCTAAGCAGTCGCGTACTTTATGCTTATTTTTGATACTCGAAAACGTCTGCAGACTATGAGAGGTTACGCTCGATAGAATTACGTGCCGCGAAAGATACGCATGGGGGTTTAAGCCGAGAGAATAAAGAGCAGACGTTAAACAGGAATACCTCGTTGTCGTTGTTTCCTCCTGGTATTCCCGTCTCAACCCCATTCCACGCTATACAGTAACTTTCGTTTCTCACGGGAGAATAAGGCCgtaagaaaacaaaatttaaattctcGTGGAATCCATTGAAACGCTCGAATCGTTTcctaattattaatttgaattttggAAAGCGGAGAATATTCCATGTTGCGCGTGTCCAGAGGCTTGTGCAAGCTCGTGGTACGCCATTGTAACCACGTTTGTACGTTCAACAGCGACGAAATCGTGGAAAAAAGAGAGGTCTGTCCCTCTGTGGACTGTGATGGACGGCGAGCAAACTCCGAGAGACGGAAACGAAAACGTTGGCTGGACGAGCGTGTAATTGTTCGAACGTGAAAAACGAGCTGTAGACGCGAAGACAAGTATTTCGGCTGTGGTAATCTTTTCTATGGCCGGAGATTGTGTGTCGGGAATTGACCAAGAACAATGAGACGGGAACAAAGATCGGACAGACGGAAAGGGACGAGAGGAGAGATTGCATCGGAGGCGAGACGGAGAAACGCGCGTGCCCGCGTTCGTACCTGAGCAAAAGGGGCACAAAGGTTTCTCTTTTATCGACGACGCACTACGTGGGCCGGGcccttctttattttcatccGCTTCGCGCCCTCCTTTTTCCCCATTCACCACGCACGGCCTTCTTTCCATCCTTCATTCACCGCTTGTGTCGTGGCCAACCTCGAAACTCCTTCGTTCGCCGCGAACCCGCTGAATAATATACAACCTCCGCTCGTCCGTGGCTTAATAACCGCCTTCAACCGTTTTTTACCAAAACACGTCGCTCTGCCGAAACTCCGGCACGCTATTTTACAATCGTTTTACATCGAACTTGTCAACTTTGTTTTCCTTCTCTTTGTTCCAAGAAATTCCAACGAATTATTCCAAGTAGAAGAAACTTGCGAGCGGTTGAACGTACCGTAGCTAAGATAATTCGTTTATCTGTGCGTAGATTTCCGTGGAATCTATGATTACGCGAAGAACAACCTCGTTGAATCATCGGGCAATCGATGGAACGAACGCGCAGCGCTTTCCACGAGCGACTCGTTATCAGGTGTTCGTTAGCGAGGAAAAACGCGATAATCCGATGAATCGAGTCAGTGTACGCGAACGATATCTGGATCAGTTCCACCGCTGGTCGACACAAGCAGGTATGCGCGTGGCATTTCGCCATCGATTGTTTAACAAACAAGGAACCGCAAAGTGGCAGGTGGCATCGAGTACGCTTCGTTTGCAGTAACACTGACGTGCTCTGCAAGCCGCGTGCaaatgaattaataaaaacgCAAAATGAATGAGCAAATAACCGGTAGAAAAACGACGCGCCTGCATCTGAGTTAACGAGGTCGTTTATCCATCGACGAATTACCCATCTCTTTCCTTTTCCAAGACCGCTTTTCCTAGCGTGCTTCCGACTAGTTGAACGTGCCCTCGCAAAAGTATCTTTTTAAAGGAAGacaaactcgagaaacgattCGCTGGACGTTGATGCTTTGTTATTCATCGACGAGAATCGACGAATACGAAACACAAAGCGAGAACGTGCATCGATAAACAGTACTGATGAAACAGTGTCAACGAAGAACGCCCACTTGTAATATATAACGAAGCATTTCAATGGCAGAGTAAACTACAGagaaagtataaaaatcacgaTAGACGTGAGAAAAAGTACAAAACATCGGGATCCGTGACCGAGTACCATTAGGTTTGAAAATTTTCGTAGCGACGTTTACCGGTGAAAATAGGAAAACCCTGGTGGCCAACTACGGAAAAGTTAAGCCGGTGATTACGATAACGATATTGGCCTGGTTAATAGCTAAGGGCGTGCGACACTACAGTCGCGCGCGTGTTCCCAACGATTAGGGTGGTTAAACGTAAAATTGCAGCTATTCAGCCTTTTATTAAGAGCCCGCGTCTGGTGCAACGGATTGCACGAGCTTGCGCGAGAAGTTTCATTTCTTCGCTATTTTCTACGTTcatcttcgaattttctaATTGTAGAAAATGTCCTAatcgtagaaatttttaacgatCGAAAACCGAACGTGTTGATTAACCTCGTTTGTCTGATTTCAGGAATTGGTGTTAACCACCGATGGTGACAAAAGATTGAGCCCGCACACCAGCAGGATAGCGGTGAGCAATTGTTCGTCCGTGATCCTGATGAACTCGAGCCTAGCCTCGATGGTCGGACTCCGTGCGGTTGACCTGATCAACGTGGCGAACTTAAGCCTAGTCAGACAGAGCTTCGAGCTGTCCCCGCAGAATACACGCACACGAATATCCGTGAGGAACTGCAGCATCGACACGATACCGAGTTTCGTCTTTCGAGGTGACGTGGAAGCGATCATCTTCGAAAATGTAAGGATCGGCCAGCTGAGCGCGTTCTCGTTCGCGAATCTGGTACACACGGAGAAGCTGAAGCTGGAAAACTGTCGTATCGAGAGCATCGAGGCACAAGCGTTCAAGAAGTTCGACGTGGGCCACCTGCACGTGATCGGTAGTAGCTTCGGGGATCAGGTGCCCAGTAGGACGATGAACGATATCGAGGTTTACCACACTTTCATGCTAGACGGTGTGAAAATGGGTACAGTGAGAAGCGAAGCTTTCATCGTGAGGAGTCCACGGACTGTGGCGATACAAAATTGTATCGTAGAGAGCTTGGAAAGCGAGGCTTTCGACGTGACCGCGAGGGGGCCGGTGATAATCAAGAACAACAGCTTCGACAGCCTCTCGATAGGTGCTTTTCTCGGTATACGAGCGGATCCCGAAGCGAGAACACCACCTTCCTCCCTACCGACCAACCTACACGACCTTATCTTTAAGAATAACAGCGTGGTCAACTTCGAGGAGGGCTCGATGATGTTCGACCGGAGTAGCTTTCGTCTCGAGCTAGACAACCTCTTGGTCGATCAACCGTGCGACTGTCAGATGTTGCCCATATGGAAGAACAACATTCTCAATTACACGAACGTCTACTCGAGGTTTTACACCAAACAGAACACCGGGCTACCCCGTACGTTATCGCCTCAGGACGCCATCAACGAAACGCCCGAAACGTTCCTTTGCTCCGATGGCGAAGTGAACGGGGTGCCAACGAGTTTCATCGAATACGAGACACGACATTGTTCACTGGGTGGATCCATACTAGTCTTCGTCCTGATCATCGCGGGCTTACTCGTGCTACTGATACTGCTCATCTGTCTGATCATCTGGTGCTGCAGAAGGCGTCGTCGAAACAGCAGGAAGAAATGGACCAGCGTGCCGATGAACGCACCTGACGTCGTGTCGAAGAAGAACGGGGTGATCGGCAGAGAAGCGGCCTCGTCGGCCGCACCGGTCGACAGCCGGATAACGATGGTCGTGCCCGATGGCAGGCTCTACAGGGAGACCGAGTTTCACGTGATCGTTGAGAAGGCCGAACCATTGACTACCGAATTGTAACGAGAACCTTCACACGGCTCGACGACGAGGGCCGTGGTAGCTCAAGTCGAAGAAGAATTCGAGTGGTCCGACACTTCGAGCCGTTTTCGCGTGTACAAGCTGTGAACCGGACCAGGACAAGACGATGTACTTTAAACCGGTGCTGGTCAACGATGTGTGACGAACACGTGCACCGGTTTCTCAGTGCGAGTTAAGAGAGTCGTGGAGAGTTTGTGTAACACGCGTATAGTGATCGATGTATATGGTGATCGTTAACGTTCAGGACTAGAGCGGAACTCTTCTAACGAAGAACGCGATCCAACGCACTTCCTCTATGAAGGAGGTTCCTCGAAGAAATTTTTCACGTACTATTATCGACAGAGCCGTGTTGCGTCTAAACGAAAATAGAACGAGAGATATCGATCTCGAATCTCTCttgttttcaatttaatcGACTATCCTCCTAGTACAAGGCAGTTCGTAAGCTTCCATAATTTACATATCACGAACGAACGCCAATTATCCAACGCGCCTCACCCTGCtcccattttttttttctctcttcttcgttCTCGTCCTCTTTGAACGCAGTCACGTTCCTCTTCACAATTAAgagtttttcctctcttccacGATCGAGGTCACGTGCATGGATAATCGGCGCGTCGTTGTTAGTTAAGTTTATCGTGTTAAGTAGCTTCCAAAAGAGGGCCAGTGTCGTTTCGCGAAGATTGGAACGGAGCTTCGACGAACCGATACACGCAAGGAAAAAAAAGGCAAAGAGAtaacgaaagagagagagagagagagagagagagagagagggaagcGAGAAAGAAGAACAGGAGACGAGACGAGAAAAGTGTACAAAAGAGAGCGATCGAAGGCAAATCCTAAACTCGCTGACTTGTGTAAGATACGCGATTGGATCGACCTTTCGTACTTCGTCGTATTTAAGTTTATCGATCGATAGCACGCTTGTCGACGCACCGCGTCGCGCGTTGATCAACGTTTCAAGCGAATGCATGCTGTGTGAACCAACAACCGACAAATTATCTAACGATGATCGCGCGTTCGCTCGGAAACCAGTGCCATCCCTATACAGATGTgagttcgtgcataattcattTAAAGACACGTTCGATCCTCGAAGCAAAAGAGAAAATACGAAATAGAAGGTAGCTGAATATTCGTAAGTTCGAAACGAACCGAGAACCAAAATTATTCACCCTCTTAACG is a genomic window of Bombus huntii isolate Logan2020A chromosome 1, iyBomHunt1.1, whole genome shotgun sequence containing:
- the LOC126863653 gene encoding uncharacterized protein LOC126863653, whose product is MGATKFVLGSAILGLFWCGLFKGALTNSMNRCDYPPCFCDPHGRLTCDCKEEGEELVLTTDGDKRLSPHTSRIAVSNCSSVILMNSSLASMVGLRAVDLINVANLSLVRQSFELSPQNTRTRISVRNCSIDTIPSFVFRGDVEAIIFENVRIGQLSAFSFANLVHTEKLKLENCRIESIEAQAFKKFDVGHLHVIGSSFGDQVPSRTMNDIEVYHTFMLDGVKMGTVRSEAFIVRSPRTVAIQNCIVESLESEAFDVTARGPVIIKNNSFDSLSIGAFLGIRADPEARTPPSSLPTNLHDLIFKNNSVVNFEEGSMMFDRSSFRLELDNLLVDQPCDCQMLPIWKNNILNYTNVYSRFYTKQNTGLPRTLSPQDAINETPETFLCSDGEVNGVPTSFIEYETRHCSLGGSILVFVLIIAGLLVLLILLICLIIWCCRRRRRNSRKKWTSVPMNAPDVVSKKNGVIGREAASSAAPVDSRITMVVPDGRLYRETEFHVIVEKAEPLTTEL